From one Raphanus sativus cultivar WK10039 unplaced genomic scaffold, ASM80110v3 Scaffold3819, whole genome shotgun sequence genomic stretch:
- the LOC130506952 gene encoding senescence-associated protein AAF, chlorolplastic-like, whose product MALNVSKVVPSSPILAKRASASRSQRVLLAFSPKKSSSAEELQGLSCTKPVTFVTTCRRSSSTLCFLGKSQDTETKPHEESPNSQIVQKEGEKKVKPRRTSSSRQVLVEYVSNDAKFVNERARSDFVLLSRGIMRLDARARQDVAILGSGFLKLD is encoded by the exons ATGGCTCTTAACGTGAGCAAAGTTGTGCCCAGTAGTCCCATTTTAGCGAAGAGGGCTAGTGCTTCGAGATCTCAAAGGGTCTTGCTAGCTTTCTCACCCAAAAAGAGCTCCTCTGCTGAAGAATTACAAGGTCTTTCTTGTACAAAGCCTGTTACTTTTGTTACTACTTGTCGTAGATCTTCTTCTACTTTGTGTTTTCTTGGAAAGTCTCAAGACACTGAAACTAAACCACACGAGGAGTCACCTAA CTCTCAAATTGTACAAAAAGAAGGTGAGAAGAAAGTGAAGCCAAGGAGAACAAGCAGCTCAAGACAGGTTTTGGTGGAATATGTGTCTAATGATGCTAAGTTTGTGAATGAAAGGGCTCGTAGCGACTTTGTTCTTCTCTCTCG TGGCATTATGAGACTTGACGCTCGTGCGCGTCAGGACGTTGCAATTCTTGGTTCAGGGTTCCTTAAACTCGATG